A stretch of the Methanobacterium veterum genome encodes the following:
- a CDS encoding 30S ribosomal protein S13, whose amino-acid sequence MEEEFKHLVRIARKDVDGNKTIENALADVKGVGKALSRAVGIVMDLDLSQKIGYLPDEKVLEIEEVLKNPASHNVPDWMLNRRNDYETGETGHLIESDLMMTLREDLNRMKKTRSYKGRRHEVGLPVRGQRTKSTFRKGSSVGVRRRRGRA is encoded by the coding sequence ATGGAAGAAGAATTCAAACACTTGGTCCGTATTGCCAGAAAGGATGTAGATGGTAATAAAACCATTGAAAATGCTCTTGCTGATGTCAAAGGAGTAGGCAAAGCACTATCCCGAGCAGTAGGCATTGTCATGGATCTTGACTTAAGTCAAAAAATTGGATACTTACCTGATGAAAAAGTACTGGAAATTGAAGAAGTTCTCAAGAACCCTGCATCACATAACGTTCCTGACTGGATGTTAAACAGGCGTAACGATTATGAAACAGGCGAAACTGGTCATTTAATTGAATCTGACCTTATGATGACATTAAGGGAAGATTTAAACAGAATGAAGAAAACAAGAAGCTACAAAGGAAGAAGACACGAAGTCGGACTCCCAGTTAGAGGACAGAGGACAAAATCTACCTTCAGAAAAGGATCATCTGTTGGTGTTAGAAGAAGGAGAGGAAGAGCATAA
- a CDS encoding RNA-guided pseudouridylation complex pseudouridine synthase subunit Cbf5 has translation MADLLIKAEGETDPDYGTFPDERPIEDHIKRGIVNLDKPSGPTSHEIDSWVKRILGVEKTGHGGTLDPKVTGVLPIGIDYATRVIQMLLGADKEYVCLMHLHEAISKAEIREILKEFQGKIFQTPPLKSAVKREMRVRNIYYVNILEIDGQDVLFKIGCEGGTYIRKYCHDIGEALGIGAHMAELRRTKSGPFTEDETLTTLQDLTDAYHIWKEEGDESFLRDCILPMELAVKHLPKIIIRDSAVDAVCHGADLAAGGIVSLDDKIKENDTVAIMTLKGELVAAGESLKTSKEIYKANKGIVIDIKKVFMEPGTYPKMWK, from the coding sequence ATGGCAGATTTACTTATAAAAGCCGAAGGTGAAACTGATCCAGACTACGGGACTTTCCCTGATGAAAGACCCATAGAAGATCATATAAAAAGAGGAATTGTAAACCTTGATAAACCTTCAGGCCCAACATCCCATGAAATCGATTCATGGGTTAAAAGAATTCTTGGAGTGGAAAAAACAGGTCATGGGGGAACCTTAGACCCCAAAGTTACTGGAGTTTTGCCTATAGGCATAGACTATGCTACAAGAGTTATTCAAATGCTGCTTGGTGCAGACAAAGAATATGTATGTCTTATGCACCTGCATGAAGCAATTTCAAAAGCTGAAATAAGAGAAATATTGAAGGAGTTTCAGGGAAAAATTTTCCAGACACCACCACTCAAATCTGCTGTAAAGCGCGAAATGAGAGTTCGAAATATTTATTACGTTAATATCCTTGAGATAGATGGCCAGGATGTCCTTTTTAAAATAGGATGTGAAGGTGGAACTTATATAAGAAAGTACTGCCATGATATAGGTGAAGCACTTGGAATCGGTGCTCATATGGCAGAACTTCGAAGAACCAAATCTGGACCATTTACAGAGGATGAAACATTAACTACCCTTCAAGATTTGACCGATGCATATCATATCTGGAAGGAAGAAGGAGATGAATCTTTCCTCAGGGACTGCATACTTCCTATGGAGTTAGCAGTAAAACATCTCCCTAAAATTATCATAAGGGATTCTGCAGTTGACGCGGTTTGTCATGGTGCAGACCTTGCAGCAGGCGGAATAGTAAGCCTTGATGATAAAATTAAAGAAAACGATACTGTAGCAATTATGACTCTTAAAGGTGAACTTGTTGCAGCAGGTGAAAGTTTAAAAACATCTAAGGAAATATATAAAGCAAATAAAGGCATAGTGATAGATATAAAAAAAGTTTTTATGGAACCTGGAACATATCCAAAGATGTGGAAGTAG
- a CDS encoding 50S ribosomal protein L14e: MPAIEVGRVCVKIAGREAGEKCVIVEVIDDKFVEVVGTNIKNRRCNIKHLEPVDQTIEVKSDNVEEIKKELEAAA; this comes from the coding sequence ATGCCAGCAATAGAAGTAGGAAGAGTATGTGTTAAGATTGCAGGAAGAGAAGCAGGCGAAAAATGTGTTATAGTTGAAGTTATAGATGATAAATTTGTTGAAGTTGTTGGAACAAACATCAAAAACAGAAGATGCAACATAAAACATTTAGAACCAGTTGATCAGACTATTGAAGTAAAATCTGACAACGTAGAAGAAATTAAAAAAGAACTCGAAGCAGCAGCTTAA
- the cmk gene encoding (d)CMP kinase → MIITISGLAGSGTTTASKILSKKLDIPYVSAGDIFRQMAAEKNMDLLEFGKFAEENDDIDILIDKRQAEMANKSKNLIVEGRLSAHFVDADLKVGFIAPIDVRTKRICERENKSYEVVKEEIISRSNSEAKRYHEIHGIDINNMEIYDLIINTGSFNAQSIADIILKVIEVISCQQ, encoded by the coding sequence ATGATTATAACTATCAGCGGATTAGCTGGGAGTGGTACCACTACAGCTTCCAAAATACTATCAAAAAAACTGGATATTCCATATGTCTCAGCCGGTGATATTTTTCGCCAGATGGCTGCTGAAAAAAATATGGATCTTCTAGAATTTGGTAAATTCGCTGAAGAGAATGATGATATTGATATCTTGATTGACAAACGACAAGCAGAAATGGCGAATAAAAGCAAAAATCTGATTGTTGAGGGAAGGCTGTCTGCACATTTTGTAGATGCTGACCTTAAAGTAGGGTTTATAGCCCCTATAGATGTCCGTACAAAAAGGATATGTGAGAGGGAAAATAAATCTTATGAAGTTGTCAAGGAAGAAATAATTTCAAGAAGTAATAGCGAAGCAAAACGGTATCATGAGATACATGGTATCGACATTAATAACATGGAAATTTATGACCTCATCATAAATACCGGAAGTTTTAATGCTCAAAGCATCGCTGATATCATATTAAAAGTAATAGAGGTGATTTCATGCCAGCAATAG
- a CDS encoding 50S ribosomal protein L34e produces MPQLRYRSRSYRRIFKKTPGGKTVLRYKKKKPSKHICAECGKFLHGVPRGRPYEINKLSKSKKRPNRPYGGNLCPECARKVFKREARKE; encoded by the coding sequence ATGCCACAATTAAGATACAGATCTAGATCATACAGAAGAATATTCAAAAAAACCCCTGGAGGAAAAACGGTCTTACGTTACAAGAAGAAAAAACCAAGCAAGCACATCTGTGCAGAATGTGGTAAGTTTCTTCATGGAGTCCCAAGGGGCAGACCATATGAAATAAACAAACTTTCAAAATCTAAAAAAAGGCCAAACAGGCCTTATGGAGGAAACCTTTGCCCTGAATGTGCACGAAAAGTGTTTAAAAGAGAGGCAAGGAAAGAATGA
- a CDS encoding EMC3/TMCO1 family protein: MVLEWIMAGLNSLFDPIIYYFGPNKFLAVFVIGAIISFVTTLANKLLVDQDRLMYLQDEMKSFNQEMVEARKTNDPKALAKVQKKQMEFMSLQKEMMLMSFKPMIVTFVPILIVFWWMAQSQLNNIVIQLPSFAYYILLVPIWHMFYHLSPGLSGMVIEWLGWYILAAFGFSFVFRKLMGLKSAGGM, from the coding sequence ATGGTATTAGAATGGATTATGGCAGGGTTAAACTCTTTATTTGACCCCATAATATATTATTTTGGTCCCAATAAATTTTTGGCTGTATTTGTAATAGGAGCCATAATTTCGTTTGTGACCACACTTGCAAACAAGCTTCTTGTAGACCAGGACAGACTCATGTATCTCCAAGATGAGATGAAATCTTTCAATCAAGAAATGGTGGAAGCAAGGAAAACAAACGATCCAAAAGCATTGGCAAAAGTTCAAAAAAAGCAGATGGAGTTTATGAGCCTTCAAAAAGAAATGATGCTCATGTCATTTAAACCGATGATAGTGACATTTGTCCCAATACTTATAGTATTCTGGTGGATGGCTCAATCACAGTTAAATAATATAGTAATCCAGTTACCATCATTTGCTTATTATATACTTTTAGTCCCTATCTGGCATATGTTCTATCACTTATCGCCGGGATTAAGTGGAATGGTTATCGAATGGCTAGGATGGTATATATTAGCTGCATTCGGATTTTCATTCGTATTCAGGAAATTGATGGGACTTAAAAGTGCTGGAGGAATGTAA
- a CDS encoding adenylate kinase, giving the protein MKVGVIAGIPGSGSTTVLTKALEALDYIHVNYGDVMLEIAQKAGLVEDRDSLRKLSPDVQKEIQKNAAKSIREMSEDNNIIVDTHCTIKTPAGFLPGLPKWVLDELQPDIFILIEADSDEILMRRLNDKTRTRDMEKLSDIQLHQEMNRSMSMAYAALTGATVKIIENHDNRLEEPVENMINTLK; this is encoded by the coding sequence ATGAAAGTCGGCGTAATTGCAGGAATTCCAGGATCAGGAAGCACTACAGTTTTAACTAAAGCACTCGAAGCTTTAGATTATATACATGTCAACTATGGAGATGTAATGCTTGAAATTGCACAAAAAGCGGGTCTTGTGGAAGATAGAGATTCTTTAAGAAAATTATCTCCAGATGTGCAAAAAGAAATTCAGAAAAATGCTGCAAAAAGTATAAGAGAGATGTCAGAGGATAATAATATTATTGTCGATACTCACTGTACTATAAAAACACCTGCTGGTTTTTTACCTGGACTTCCAAAATGGGTATTAGACGAACTTCAGCCAGATATTTTCATACTAATTGAAGCAGACAGCGATGAAATTTTGATGAGAAGACTCAACGACAAAACAAGAACAAGAGATATGGAAAAACTAAGTGATATACAACTCCATCAAGAAATGAACCGTTCAATGTCCATGGCTTACGCAGCACTTACCGGTGCTACAGTAAAAATTATTGAAAATCATGACAACAGGCTTGAAGAACCTGTAGAAAATATGATAAATACTTTAAAATAA
- the secY gene encoding preprotein translocase subunit SecY, whose product MLEKLQPIFSIIPQVRSPIQRLSFRDKIKWTGIILILYFALTNISLFGLSSAAVDQFGALRAVMAGSFGSILTLGIGPIVSASIILQLLVGGKILNLDLSRHEDKALFQGTQKLLAIIFTLFEAAVLVLAGAVPPSDPSFTALLVAQITLGGIAIIYMDEVVSKWGFGSGVGLFIVAGVSQQILVSAFNFLPSATSPGVPAGKIPQFIYLLTTGAPDFTLLIPIFATIIVFLIVVYAESMRIEIPLSYGGVKGARGKYPLRFIYASNMPVILTSALLLNVQLFASVFQKIGFPILGQVSNGQAINGIAYYLTTPTSLSVVLTDPLKVLIYAIVFLGSCVLFAWLWVELSGIGPKQVAKQLHQMGMQIPGQRSSRAHFERILKRYIPGITVLGGLFVGLLAFGADLTSALGGGTGILLTVGIVYRLYEEIAQEQLMDMHPMLRKFLGD is encoded by the coding sequence TTGCTTGAAAAGCTACAACCAATTTTTTCAATAATTCCTCAGGTCAGATCGCCCATACAAAGGCTATCTTTTAGAGATAAGATTAAATGGACAGGTATAATTCTTATACTGTATTTTGCCCTCACTAACATCAGCCTTTTTGGGCTTAGTTCCGCGGCTGTTGATCAATTTGGAGCATTAAGAGCTGTAATGGCGGGTAGTTTTGGTTCAATTCTTACACTTGGTATAGGGCCAATAGTTTCAGCGTCTATTATACTCCAGCTTTTGGTCGGGGGAAAGATACTAAATTTAGATCTTTCAAGGCATGAGGATAAAGCTTTATTTCAAGGAACTCAAAAACTCCTTGCTATCATATTCACACTGTTTGAGGCAGCTGTGCTTGTTTTAGCAGGTGCTGTTCCACCATCAGATCCATCATTCACTGCCCTTCTTGTAGCACAGATTACCCTTGGCGGAATTGCCATAATCTACATGGATGAGGTTGTGTCAAAATGGGGATTTGGAAGTGGAGTAGGCCTTTTCATTGTTGCCGGAGTATCCCAGCAAATACTGGTAAGTGCATTTAACTTCCTTCCATCAGCGACTTCACCCGGAGTACCTGCAGGAAAAATTCCGCAGTTCATATATCTTCTGACAACAGGAGCGCCTGATTTCACCCTACTTATTCCAATATTTGCTACAATTATAGTATTTTTAATTGTAGTATACGCGGAAAGTATGCGTATTGAAATACCATTATCGTATGGTGGAGTTAAAGGTGCAAGGGGAAAATATCCTCTGAGGTTCATATATGCAAGTAACATGCCGGTTATATTAACAAGTGCACTCCTTTTGAACGTGCAGTTGTTTGCTTCAGTGTTCCAGAAAATAGGGTTCCCAATTCTTGGACAGGTTTCAAATGGTCAGGCTATAAATGGAATTGCATATTACCTTACAACTCCAACTAGCCTGAGTGTAGTTCTCACTGATCCATTAAAAGTGCTTATCTATGCTATTGTATTCCTGGGATCATGTGTCTTATTTGCATGGCTCTGGGTTGAGTTAAGTGGAATAGGACCGAAACAGGTTGCAAAACAGCTTCACCAGATGGGAATGCAGATTCCTGGTCAGAGAAGCAGCAGAGCCCATTTTGAAAGGATACTGAAAAGGTATATCCCGGGTATAACTGTTCTTGGAGGATTATTTGTCGGGCTTTTAGCATTTGGTGCAGATTTAACAAGTGCTTTAGGTGGAGGTACAGGTATTCTTCTGACAGTGGGTATAGTATACAGGTTGTATGAAGAAATAGCACAGGAACAGTTGATGGATATGCATCCAATGCTCAGGAAATTCTTAGGAGATTAA
- a CDS encoding uL15m family ribosomal protein: MIRRTRKIRKMRGSRTVGGGCSKKRRGAGNRGGRGNSDLHKGKWTWVVKFDPKHFGKYGFKRPQRSIFKFVPVNLDYLDEKSEEFVKQGLATNKNGAIEIDITDLGYNKVLGKGKVSKPLIIKSPKFSSLAIQKIEEAGGEVVIL, translated from the coding sequence ATGATAAGAAGGACACGAAAAATAAGGAAAATGAGGGGTTCACGAACTGTGGGCGGTGGCTGTTCTAAAAAACGAAGAGGTGCCGGAAACAGGGGTGGACGAGGAAACTCAGATCTTCACAAAGGTAAATGGACATGGGTTGTCAAATTCGATCCAAAACACTTTGGAAAATACGGATTTAAAAGACCTCAAAGAAGTATCTTCAAATTCGTTCCAGTAAACTTAGACTACTTAGATGAAAAATCAGAAGAATTTGTAAAACAAGGCTTAGCAACTAATAAAAACGGTGCTATTGAAATAGACATTACCGACCTTGGCTACAACAAAGTTTTAGGAAAAGGTAAAGTAAGCAAGCCTTTAATTATAAAATCACCTAAATTTTCCAGTTTAGCAATTCAAAAAATAGAAGAAGCTGGTGGGGAAGTAGTAATTCTTTAA
- the rpmD gene encoding 50S ribosomal protein L30 produces MIAAIRVRGRTGIRKDIEDTLKMLKLTRINHAVLIEDNPSYLGMLQKAKDYITWGEVDADSVTSLISKRGKLPGNVKLTEEYVKENTDFSSIEDLSKAVVESGAKLEDSGVKPVFRLHPPRKGYKDLKKTFAESGTLGYRGDKIGDLIKKMI; encoded by the coding sequence ATGATTGCAGCAATAAGAGTAAGAGGCAGGACAGGAATCAGGAAAGACATTGAAGACACACTTAAAATGTTAAAGCTCACCAGAATTAATCATGCAGTTTTAATTGAAGATAATCCTAGCTACTTAGGAATGCTTCAAAAAGCTAAGGATTATATAACTTGGGGCGAAGTTGACGCAGACTCAGTAACAAGTCTTATATCAAAAAGAGGGAAATTACCGGGTAACGTTAAACTCACTGAAGAGTATGTTAAAGAAAACACTGACTTTTCTTCTATAGAAGACCTTTCAAAAGCAGTAGTAGAATCTGGTGCTAAATTGGAAGACAGTGGGGTAAAACCAGTATTCAGACTTCACCCTCCAAGGAAAGGATATAAAGACCTTAAAAAGACATTTGCAGAATCAGGAACCTTAGGTTACAGAGGGGATAAAATAGGAGATCTCATCAAAAAGATGATCTAA
- the rpsE gene encoding 30S ribosomal protein S5, with translation MNYNKEEWEPKTNLGRMVKEGTITDIDEILEKGLPIMELEIVNTLLPDLEEEVMDVNLVQRMHKSGRKVNFRVIVAVGNKKGYVGLGQGKAKEVGPAIRKAVDNAKYNIIKVRRGCGDWGCVCGREHTVPFKVSGKSGSVRVTLIPAPGGVGLAVGDVGKTILGLAGIYDVWSQTMGQTQTTINFANAVFDALKQLSKVKARKSDLKSLGVAV, from the coding sequence ATGAACTATAATAAAGAAGAATGGGAACCAAAAACCAATCTGGGACGTATGGTCAAGGAAGGCACAATAACTGATATAGATGAAATTTTGGAAAAAGGCCTTCCAATCATGGAGCTTGAAATTGTCAACACTCTCCTACCAGATTTAGAAGAAGAAGTAATGGATGTAAATCTCGTTCAGAGGATGCACAAATCTGGAAGAAAAGTTAATTTCAGGGTTATTGTCGCAGTTGGAAATAAAAAAGGATATGTAGGGCTAGGACAAGGTAAAGCTAAAGAAGTAGGTCCTGCAATAAGAAAAGCTGTTGACAATGCTAAATATAATATAATCAAAGTAAGAAGAGGCTGTGGTGACTGGGGATGTGTTTGTGGAAGAGAACACACCGTACCATTTAAAGTATCTGGAAAAAGTGGTAGTGTAAGGGTAACTTTAATCCCAGCACCTGGTGGAGTAGGTCTTGCAGTAGGAGATGTTGGAAAAACTATCCTTGGACTTGCAGGAATATACGATGTATGGTCTCAGACAATGGGGCAAACTCAAACAACCATAAACTTCGCAAATGCTGTTTTTGATGCTTTAAAACAATTAAGCAAAGTTAAAGCGAGGAAATCCGACCTTAAAAGTCTTGGAGTCGCAGTATAA
- a CDS encoding 50S ribosomal protein L18: MAQGSRYKVAFKRRKEGKTNYGARLKLIELDKLRLVVRITNNHVISQIVKVALEGDETLVSAHSNELKKMGWLGSTKNTSAAYLTGFLCGKKALNEGIDEAILDIGLRSPTKGTNIFAVLKGAVDAGLNIPHGSAILPSDERINGEHVAQYAESLSDDELNKKFSGYIKNGLSPKDLPDHFGKIKQKIDDEVSG; the protein is encoded by the coding sequence TTGGCACAAGGATCAAGATACAAAGTGGCTTTTAAAAGAAGGAAAGAAGGTAAAACTAATTATGGAGCAAGATTAAAACTCATTGAATTAGATAAATTACGACTGGTTGTAAGGATCACTAACAACCATGTAATATCACAAATAGTTAAAGTTGCTCTAGAAGGGGATGAAACTCTGGTTTCAGCACATTCCAATGAACTTAAAAAAATGGGATGGCTTGGATCTACTAAAAACACATCTGCAGCATATCTAACTGGATTTTTATGCGGGAAAAAAGCATTAAATGAAGGTATAGATGAAGCTATCTTAGACATCGGTTTAAGATCACCTACCAAAGGTACAAACATATTTGCAGTACTCAAAGGGGCAGTAGATGCAGGACTCAATATTCCTCATGGTAGTGCAATTTTACCTTCAGATGAGAGGATAAATGGGGAACACGTAGCACAGTACGCTGAATCTTTAAGTGATGATGAACTTAACAAAAAATTCTCAGGATACATTAAAAATGGGTTATCCCCAAAAGACCTCCCTGACCATTTTGGAAAGATTAAACAAAAAATAGATGATGAGGTATCAGGATGA
- a CDS encoding 50S ribosomal protein L19e, translating to MNLTTQKRLAADILKVGENRVWIDPERTEEVSRAITRESVKQLINNKAIMAKPQKGISSYRSKKIAAQKKKGRRKGHGSTKGAKGAKNPKKEAWMTTIRALRTDLKDMRDNREINKTTYRKLYKMAKGGAFRSKSYMKTYARDHGLLR from the coding sequence ATGAATCTTACTACTCAAAAAAGATTGGCTGCAGATATACTCAAAGTCGGGGAAAACAGGGTATGGATAGATCCTGAAAGGACAGAAGAAGTATCAAGAGCCATAACTCGAGAAAGTGTAAAACAACTCATAAATAATAAAGCTATAATGGCAAAACCACAAAAAGGCATAAGCAGCTATAGGTCAAAAAAGATAGCTGCACAAAAGAAAAAAGGAAGAAGAAAAGGCCATGGTAGTACAAAAGGAGCTAAAGGAGCTAAAAATCCAAAGAAAGAAGCTTGGATGACTACTATACGTGCTTTAAGAACTGATCTAAAAGATATGAGAGATAATAGGGAGATTAATAAAACTACCTATAGAAAGCTCTATAAAATGGCAAAGGGTGGCGCTTTCAGAAGCAAATCCTACATGAAAACCTATGCAAGGGATCATGGTCTGCTTAGGTAA
- a CDS encoding 50S ribosomal protein L32e: MKKPDFKRQEWFRYKKLGDKWRKPKGKTSKTRRYEKGKPAMPSIGYGSPKATRGLHPSGYMDVLVCNMKELENLDPATQAGRISSTIGKRKKEVMLARAKELGIKILNKGI; the protein is encoded by the coding sequence ATGAAAAAACCAGATTTTAAAAGGCAGGAATGGTTTAGATACAAAAAACTCGGAGATAAATGGAGGAAACCTAAAGGAAAAACCAGTAAAACCCGAAGATACGAAAAAGGAAAACCTGCAATGCCTTCAATAGGTTACGGATCTCCAAAAGCGACAAGAGGACTTCATCCTTCAGGATATATGGATGTGCTTGTCTGCAATATGAAAGAACTTGAAAACCTGGACCCAGCTACACAAGCAGGTAGAATTAGTTCTACCATTGGAAAAAGGAAAAAAGAAGTAATGCTTGCACGGGCAAAAGAACTAGGAATCAAGATTCTAAATAAGGGAATTTAA
- a CDS encoding 50S ribosomal protein L6: MVEAVVLREEIPIPEGIDVTIEDGVTVKGSKGQLSRKFNYPNVVIKKDNGNVVLEAHFPKKKDKAMLGTIRSHISNMITGLTDGFTYNMKIVYAHFPMTVKAGKDKVTIENFLGERYPRTAKIVGSAKVQVKGEDVVVTGINKEDVGQTMANLEQATKIKGRDPRVFQDGIYFVSRE; encoded by the coding sequence ATGGTTGAAGCAGTAGTCCTTAGAGAGGAAATTCCTATTCCTGAGGGTATTGATGTCACTATAGAAGATGGAGTGACTGTAAAAGGATCAAAAGGACAGCTCTCAAGGAAATTTAACTATCCTAATGTTGTAATTAAAAAGGACAACGGTAACGTAGTATTAGAAGCTCATTTTCCTAAAAAAAAGGATAAAGCAATGCTTGGAACTATAAGGTCCCATATCAGCAACATGATAACAGGATTAACAGATGGATTTACTTATAACATGAAAATAGTTTATGCTCACTTCCCTATGACTGTAAAAGCTGGCAAGGACAAAGTTACCATAGAAAACTTCCTTGGTGAAAGGTATCCTAGGACAGCAAAAATTGTTGGAAGTGCTAAAGTTCAGGTAAAAGGTGAAGATGTAGTAGTCACAGGTATCAACAAAGAAGATGTTGGACAGACTATGGCCAACCTTGAACAGGCTACCAAAATAAAGGGAAGAGATCCAAGGGTATTCCAGGATGGAATATACTTTGTAAGTCGGGAATAA
- a CDS encoding 30S ribosomal protein S8, translated as MVLMDPLANALTNMRNNEMQGNKRCKISPASKMIGRVLRTMQKEGYIGEFEFVDDNRAGQFIVELEGNINKCGVIKPRHAVKKDEFEKFEKRYLPSKNFGIMILTTPEGIMTHKEAKDKGIGGRLLVYVY; from the coding sequence ATTGTGCTTATGGATCCTCTAGCAAACGCGCTTACTAACATGAGAAACAATGAAATGCAGGGAAATAAAAGATGTAAAATTTCTCCAGCATCCAAGATGATAGGGCGTGTTTTAAGAACAATGCAAAAAGAAGGGTATATCGGCGAATTTGAGTTTGTCGATGATAACAGAGCTGGACAGTTCATAGTTGAACTTGAAGGAAATATAAACAAGTGCGGTGTAATAAAGCCAAGACACGCCGTTAAAAAGGACGAATTTGAAAAATTTGAAAAGAGGTACTTACCATCTAAAAACTTTGGAATTATGATCCTCACAACACCTGAAGGGATCATGACTCACAAAGAAGCCAAAGATAAGGGAATTGGTGGTAGGCTCTTAGTATATGTTTATTAA
- a CDS encoding 30S ribosomal protein S14: MINLPRKYGKASRKCSRCNDHSALVRRYGLMLCRQCFREIAPKIGFKKYN; this comes from the coding sequence GTGATTAATTTGCCAAGAAAATACGGAAAAGCATCAAGAAAGTGTAGCAGATGCAACGATCATTCTGCACTCGTTAGAAGGTACGGGCTCATGTTATGCAGACAGTGCTTCAGAGAAATCGCCCCTAAAATCGGGTTTAAAAAATATAATTAA
- a CDS encoding 50S ribosomal protein L5 codes for MNPMEEVKIAKATVNIGVGESGERLARAEKLLSSITGQQPVRTYSKVTNPEFGIRKGQPIACKVTLRGVKADKAIKMVLEGIERRIKATQFDAQGNLSFGIHEHIDIPGMRYDPDIGIFGMDVSITFEKPGYRINRRKIQRRKVPDKHKVTKEDSIKFMEENFQVKILTKGD; via the coding sequence ATGAACCCTATGGAAGAAGTTAAAATAGCCAAAGCAACCGTTAATATTGGTGTCGGTGAAAGTGGAGAAAGGCTTGCAAGAGCTGAAAAATTATTATCAAGCATAACAGGCCAACAACCTGTACGTACTTATTCTAAAGTTACAAACCCTGAATTCGGTATCAGAAAAGGGCAGCCTATCGCATGTAAAGTTACACTGCGTGGCGTGAAAGCTGATAAAGCTATCAAAATGGTACTGGAAGGTATTGAAAGAAGGATAAAAGCAACTCAATTCGATGCTCAGGGTAATCTTTCATTTGGAATACATGAACACATAGATATTCCTGGAATGCGTTATGATCCAGATATTGGTATATTTGGGATGGATGTTTCCATAACCTTCGAAAAACCAGGTTACAGGATAAACCGAAGGAAAATACAGAGGAGAAAAGTTCCAGATAAACATAAAGTCACTAAAGAAGACTCTATTAAATTTATGGAAGAAAATTTCCAGGTTAAAATATTAACTAAAGGTGATTAA
- a CDS encoding 30S ribosomal protein S4e, with product MAIMGSRKHLKRFKAPKHWPIHPKENKWTTKPNAGPHAIEGSLPLLLIVRDILGVADNAREAKRIINNGEILVDGRARKDYKFPVGFMDVIEIPKSEKVYRVLPDEKGRLTLQSIAAENKDFKLCKITDKTTIRGGKTQLNLHDGRNQIVDNGYKVGDVVILKVPEQEITESIDFAKGNIGLITGGKHTGEIGRIKEINITKSSMPNTVEMETEDKNTFLTLKDYVFVIGKEKPAIALPGGK from the coding sequence ATGGCAATAATGGGATCAAGAAAACATCTTAAACGTTTCAAAGCACCAAAACACTGGCCAATTCATCCAAAAGAAAATAAATGGACCACCAAACCAAATGCAGGTCCACATGCTATAGAAGGATCATTACCTTTACTCCTTATAGTTCGTGATATCCTCGGCGTTGCTGATAACGCAAGGGAAGCAAAAAGAATTATAAACAACGGTGAAATTCTTGTAGATGGGAGAGCAAGAAAAGATTACAAGTTCCCTGTTGGATTTATGGATGTAATTGAAATTCCAAAATCTGAAAAAGTTTACAGGGTTTTACCTGATGAAAAAGGAAGGCTAACACTCCAATCCATTGCTGCAGAAAATAAAGATTTTAAACTCTGCAAAATTACAGACAAAACTACAATACGTGGAGGAAAAACTCAACTCAATCTCCATGATGGAAGAAACCAGATTGTAGACAATGGGTACAAAGTTGGGGATGTAGTAATTCTTAAAGTTCCAGAACAGGAAATAACTGAAAGCATTGACTTTGCAAAAGGCAATATAGGCCTTATAACTGGTGGTAAACACACTGGTGAAATTGGTAGAATAAAAGAAATTAACATAACCAAATCTTCAATGCCTAACACTGTTGAAATGGAAACTGAAGATAAAAATACTTTCCTTACATTAAAAGATTACGTTTTTGTAATCGGTAAAGAAAAACCAGCAATTGCACTTCCTGGAGGCAAATAG